DNA sequence from the Paramormyrops kingsleyae isolate MSU_618 chromosome 14, PKINGS_0.4, whole genome shotgun sequence genome:
AGCAGGTACAGAATCAGGAACAAAGTCTATAAATGAACTGTGAAATGTCTTTAAAGTACCTGTCTGTCCACATATTTACCTATTGTGTAAAAAGGGACGCTGCGCTCCTCCCCCCCATTCGTGTAAGTAGAACAATATCAGACCAACCCGCTCAAAAACGGCTGTGCATCTTGTGCACAGTGGAAAGAGTAGTCTGACCCGTTAAAGTTGAAACAGAGGTTGGCAGGGTATCGCATCACGAAACGGACTCTTCTTTGAATGAGCTGACCGCAGACGTCGTTGTATGCCCGTCTCGCCTCTCTGACCTTGACAGACAGATCCTGTGTGAGAAAAATGTCACTGCCCTCATATGTGAGATGGCCATTCTTCTTAGCAGCTGCCAGTATTTTAGTCTTGTCCGAGTAGTTATGCAGCTTGATCAACACAGGGCGTGTGCGGTTGGGTTTGAGCGGACCAAGTGTTCTATGCGCCTGGTCAATTTTAACTGTGTCATGTTTGGTCTCAATTCCCAGCAGTTTCGGCAACCAAGTCTGGAAAAACTCAACAGGTGTGCGACCCTCCTCTCCTTCTTTCAAACCTATGATGCGAATATTGTTTTTGGCGTCCTCTGCCCTCTCCGAGAGGGACTGTACAGTTTTTTCCAGCGCCGCAATCTTGTTATGAAGTTCCGCTACTTTGTCTTCAGTCTGGGAGACGCGACTCTCCGCTTCTGTGATACGTTTCGTATTGTCCTCTAAACGGGTTGTAATTGCGTCTAACGTCgattcaaaacaaacaaatttctTGTCCAGGAAGGCACTTAAATTATCAGTTACAGCCTGTGCAAGGCTGGACTGTTCGGCCGGGGGACCGCCATCTTTGTTACCTTGATTAGCGGTCTCTTGGCCTTTTCTCGTCGTGCGGCCCTGTCTAATTTCTAGTTGGGAGGTACCTGGACCTGATATGGTTCCTGATATGGTTAAGACATTAATGCTGAGAATTACAGTGAGATAGCCACACAATTCAGCGTAAAAAGGTGAAAATAGCGCGATGTTCGTGGGAGCTCAGCGAGACCATGCCACTTAGGTCGAAGGCATCACGTGACTCCCTccaacaattaaaaaaatatatatattccctgTCTGAGGAAACCAATATCACAAGTGACTGAAACTTTTTTGAATAATTACACAGGAAATATACAATGCATGTACTATGTAACTAACATACACTTttgttatatataaaaatagcaGATATACACTctttgaaattattattttctagCTGAGCCccaataaatacataaatacatttacataaaatGCACACATTGAATTGTATTACATTCCAGTATATGGCAGTTAAAGCCTTTTATGTAGCACACCCACTGCTTTTGTGTTGTATTATGCATTAGagcctttttattattttcaatttttactCATATAGTATTgcgcaaaagtcttaggcagccaaaaaaaattgtttaaatgatGTTCATGTTCGTGTAAACGTGTGTTGGCCATGTCAAAACGTATGCTAAAATCATCCTAGTACTTGCAGCAGCCATCCAATAACACCCAcatattttttgacttgaccactagcagGGGTGCAGGAGGGCCATGGATACCCTGAGAGATTCAGGGAGCACAGCACTTTACAGGAGCCcttgaatacataaaattaataaattatgcAACGTAAGAGGGGCGTGGGACCCCAagatgacattttgtcaggtgATTCAGAATGTTGAGCTACTCCCCTGACCACTAATGACCACTAGCATACCTcatatagctaatcaatatctcctTGACTTTTTTacctaattaaattaattaattaagtgagctggtggtgaaattgaataaatggctgaggtgcccctgaaaagaggtttgggaactgaagcgatgttcattgagccatccaactagatatcagtaacttctGAAGAACAGAAGATATTCTTACTAGTtcttattgtgttactcttaatttgatatattctaatgctaaattgcatttttttctgagcagaagtgcacttactacccagagGAATAGCTTTAAGCATTTCTTTTGAATgtcttttgcacagtactgcatatatacactacatggacaaaagtatcgggacacacctcttaatcattgaattcacaTCATTGAaggcacctagccatgcagttagATTTACAAACGTTCTGAAAGAATTGgctgttctgaagagctcagtgaattcaagctgtcataggatgccatctttgcaataagttagtttgtgaaatttcttaactgctagatattccacagtcaactttaagtggtattattgcaaagaggaagcatttaggaacaacagaaactcagccacaaagtggcagaccaaAAAAAGTAAAGTAATGGAGTGGGGTCGacgagtgctgaggcacatagtgcgTAAAAGTTGCCAACAATTTAATGACTTAATAATTGCAGAGTTCCAAAtgtcctctggcattaactgcAGCACAAAATCTGTGtgccgggagcttcatggaatggacttccatggccaagcCGCTGCATCtcagcctcacatcaccaagtgcaatgccaagtGTTGGATGGAGTGATGTAAAGCaggccgccactggactctggagcagagtaaatgtgttctgtggaatgACAAATCAtatttctctgtctggcagccTGATGGATGTTTGGAGTATGATGGACAGCTAGTTTGGAGTaagagggataatggtatggggttgtttttcaagggttgggctaggccccttatttccagtgaagggaactcttaatgcatTAGCACAGtgttcccaacccagtccttggggaaccccggacagtccacgttttcacTTCCTCTCAGCACccagtgcacctgtaccaggtatttggtgttcctgattggttaggagctgggagggagcaaaaccgtggactgtccggggttcctcGAGGATGGGGTTGGGAAACAGTGCATTagcatgccaagacattttggacaattctatgcttccaacagTTCtcgaaggcccttttctgttccagcatgactgtgccccagtgcactcTCCAAAAGGTCCATAAAAACATGGTtgagtgagtttggtgtggaagaacttgactagAGCCCTGAGCTCAACCCCAccgaacacctttgggatgaactagaatagTGATTGTGAaccaggccttcacacccaacATCAGAGCCTGGCCttacaaatgctcttctggatgatgGGGCTGAAATTCCcaacagacacactccaaaatcttgtggaaagccttcacAAAAGAGTGGCAACTCGTATGGCTGCAATGGGGGGACCAGCTGagtattgatgcctatggatttagaatccATAAAATTTCCTGTAGgtataatggccaggtgtcccaatatttttgttcACATAATATATATAGTATAACACAATTTCTGTTGAATGACAGATTTATACATTTGTAGTATATTACATCTAATACcttataatgcaaaatattttataaggGAAATAACATAGTTAATTTAACCTAGGGTATTCAGTGTCGAGGAGAAATGACACAAAATAGATTCTGTGGTTTTTTTCCTCAGAGACATTTGCTCAAACAGTTTCTTGACTTTCCTCCTAAAATTCTTCCCAACAATTACATACAGGACAGGATTTAAAGCACTATTGCTGAAAGCCAGATAGGTGAACACCTGATTGCTTATTTCCAAAATATTTTCCATTTCACATCCTACCAAAATATTGAGCCGTAGAAGGATATGAAGGAAAGTCGCAGAGTGAAAAGGTATCCAGCATAGCACAAATGCGAACAACACACACAGGACCAGTATAGTGGCCTTCTTCTCCCTGTTCACTGCACTCAGCTTCCTTATTTTTTGGTTCTTCAAGGTCTGGATAATTTTGCAAGTACAATAGGATATGACTGAAAATGGTATAAGGAATCCAATTATAATGAGCAGTATGTCACAGATCAGTTCCACATCCAAGCTTGGGTATTTTAAATAGCATGCATTCACATTATATTCCGGATAGTACTCCACAGTCCTGAATTTCAGCACTGGGATGCTCATGATGATGCCTAAGGCCCAGACAGCCAGGCAGTTGAGTCGGGCATACAGAATCCGTCTCATCCTCCCGAGTGACATAGCATGGACCAGTGCAACATAGCGGTCAGCACTCACCAGCACCAAAAAATAGATGCTGCAGTACATGTTAATAATAACTCCCATGTTTACAAGACGGCACATGACTGCACCAAACTCCCAGTTGAAGCCATTGGCCACATTAACAGCCCAGAAGGGAAGGCAGGAAAGCAGAACCAAGTCAGCTGCAGCGAGATTTCCCAGGTAAAACTCAGCCACCGTGCACGACTTTCTGTGCAGACTGAACACTGCCAGAACAAAGACATTCCCAATGACGCCCAGCACAGAAATGGCTATCATGTACACAGGCTGCATGGTGTAGAGCCACTCCCAGGCTTCAGATGAAGGGCAGCTGCTGGCATTGATGGGATCCCTCCCTGGGGCTGTGGGGCTGGAAGGGATGAGGAGAGGCAGAGTGATCTCTGTTGTGCTGAAATCCATGATGGAAACTGTCAAGAAACATCCAAGACAGTCATGATAAAAAGCAACTAAAAAGACtgaacaataaaaactagtactATTTTTTGTCTTATTTTATCTATGGGCTTTAGAATTTTTTAAACATCGTTTGACAGATTTTGCCTTAGATTACTTATAAGTAGATGCTGTCAGAATGACATTAAATTCCCCAGAGGGCCccatcaccccccacccccaccatgtACAGGTATTTATCAACTTACATCTGGATTTTGTGAGGTTGAAAGTCAATCTGAATGTATCTGTCATTTTTGGGGATTGGTCAAATATTCTGTATAACATAAGAACACAATATCACATACATTTATCTAAACCTATACCTGTATGCACACGTGGTAAAAGATGTCCGCGGCTTAGCTCTCAAtggtctgccagttgtaccctagctgtaggtaattgtaccttttaagatacagaaattgactttgaggaacatttttgtaccattgggggtacattcaTGTTGTTTCTACCTTGGGGATAtacctcagagtccatttctgtaccttaattAAATCAGACTGAAatgtacatttacctacagctaggttacaactggcagaccctaTAGAGTACAGCcacagtgacaagcaaaggtacaaatgggtactctttttttctgacagtgtaagaACAATCAAACGGTACTCGATAGGACATAAATCGATGGATGACTATAATCCCTACTCCTCCAACACCCCAACCTGTATAATCTTTAGTCACACTCTCTCCAACTctccaaaaaaatattttctaaaagCCCAACTTGTCTCATTGTAATCAGGTTCACCAGATCTGTGTCTGTGGCTCTCCTTTTCTGTGTCACTACTAAGTGacactgcttcaattttggttGATTTGAAATAGTATAGAATAGAAttatgatactttattaatccttgTGGGGAAACTCTCTtttcacctaccccatcttgttctccatgagacatacaggcacacatacATGAGAGAGTAAGCTTGGGGGTGGAAAGAATAAAATCAgtgaaatacatttaaatttattgtGTTCACAAGATTAAGTATATTTTGCAGCTGCCATTTCCTTCCTTTGattttttgaatttttgaattTTTGTGCAATCTGTCTCAAAAACTCCATCCACATAATATGTCTGCAACGTTTGAGTTATCGGCAGCCTGGAATATATAAATTTGGGTATGGgtggtgtcacgccccgctccgtccgctcctagtgtgtgccacgccccctcattatccacgtgtgctttcccgattgtgcccagctgtttcctgtttcgtttgcctagtcttgtgcatttagtccgtgtctcagtcgatgtaccccagacttgtcattgtattgtctcgatgtccgtgcctgtcagCCACCCTATCCCCATTAAACCCAGTTTGTCCGACTTCTCGGCTCAGCTCGagaccactctggctgcggcacccgccgcggcgccccctgctggccgcgtgatggaggtgcccgcgacg
Encoded proteins:
- the LOC111834507 gene encoding B2 bradykinin receptor-like, translating into MDFSTTEITLPLLIPSSPTAPGRDPINASSCPSSEAWEWLYTMQPVYMIAISVLGVIGNVFVLAVFSLHRKSCTVAEFYLGNLAAADLVLLSCLPFWAVNVANGFNWEFGAVMCRLVNMGVIINMYCSIYFLVLVSADRYVALVHAMSLGRMRRILYARLNCLAVWALGIIMSIPVLKFRTVEYYPEYNVNACYLKYPSLDVELICDILLIIIGFLIPFSVISYCTCKIIQTLKNQKIRKLSAVNREKKATILVLCVLFAFVLCWIPFHSATFLHILLRLNILVGCEMENILEISNQVFTYLAFSNSALNPVLYVIVGKNFRRKVKKLFEQMSLRKKTTESILCHFSSTLNTLG